The following coding sequences are from one Cygnus olor isolate bCygOlo1 chromosome 2, bCygOlo1.pri.v2, whole genome shotgun sequence window:
- the LOC121066429 gene encoding fucolectin-4-like encodes MCPLAWCVCCATLQYVAVWQEGNAGQGGVPGTGSMPLVRARSWHHCPVVSPAQNLALWRPAMQSSTARPAGSAINAVDGNRDGRWRHGSCTQTKREREPWWTVDLGQSRAVAAVVVKNRLDCCWHRLKGARVHVGDSLAGHGTDNPV; translated from the coding sequence ATGTGCCCGCTGGCGTGGTGTGTGTGCTGTGCCACGCTGCAGTACGTGGCTGTATGGCAGGAGGGGAATGCAGGGCAAGGAGGGGTTCCAGGCACCGGCTCCATGCCGCTGGTGAGAGCCCGGAGCTGGCATCACTGTCCCGTGGTGTCCCCAGCCCAAAACCTGGCGCTGTGGCGCCCGGCGATGCAGTCCTCCACGGCCAGGCCGGCCGGCAGCGCCATCAACGCCGTGGACGGGAACCGGGACGGCCGCTGGCGGCACGGCTCCTGCACCCAGACCAAGAGGGAGCGGGAGCCGTGGTGGACGGTGGACCTGGGCCAGAGCCGCGCCGTGGCAGCCGTGGTGGTGAAGAACCGCCTGGACTGCTGCTGGCACCGCCTGAAGGGCGCCCGTGTCCACGTCGGGGACTCCCTCGCCGGTCACGGCACCGACAACCCGGTGTGA
- the LOC121065182 gene encoding fucolectin-5-like, with protein sequence MALPWGMLLLLLLGGVLAQDAAAQGCLLLPDAPNAALGRPAAQSSIFPNHSIPANAVDGNRDGDWRHGSCSHTRREHEPWWAVDLGGRHAVAAVLVKNRQDCCWQRLRGAQVHVGDAPAERGRDNPM encoded by the exons ATGGCCCTGCCCTGgggaatgctgctgctgctgctgcttggtggGGTCCTGGCGCAGGATGCGGCCGCGCagggctgcctcctgctgccggACG CTCCCAACGCGGCGCTGGGGCGCCCGGCCGCCCAGTCGTCCATCTTCCCCAACCACAGCATCCCCGCCAACGCGGTGGACGGCAACCGGGACGGCGACTGGCGGcacggctcctgcagccacacgCGGCGCGAGCACGAGCCCTGGTGGGCCGTGGACCTGGGCGGGCGGCACGCGGTGGCGGCGGTGCTGGTGAAGAACCGGCAGgactgctgctggcagcgccTGCGCGGCGCCCAGGTCCACGTCGGGGATGCGCCGGCCGAGCGCGGCCGGGACAACCCCATGTGA